One genomic segment of Oncorhynchus kisutch isolate 150728-3 linkage group LG15, Okis_V2, whole genome shotgun sequence includes these proteins:
- the ints6l gene encoding integrator complex subunit 6 isoform X2 encodes MPILLFLIDTSASMNQRTYLGTTYLDIAKGAVEIFMKLRARDPASRGDRYMLVTFDDPPYGVKAGWKENHATFMSELKNLQASGLTTLGHALRAAFDLLNLNRLVSGIDNYGQGRNPFFLEPSVIITITDGNKLTHTSGVPDELHLPLTSPLPGSELTKEPFRWDQRLFALVLRLPGAATPDSEQLGSVPNDESAITQMCEVTGGRSYCVRTQRMLNQCLDSLVQKVLSGVVINFEKTGPDPPLVGEDGMVDPSRPVLSFSPQPWHSCHKLIYVRPNPKTGVPVGHWPIPESFWPDQNSPALPPRSAHPMVRFTCVDCEPMVIDKLPFDKYELEPSPLTQYILERKSPHMCWQVFVNSSGKHSDLAQPFGYLKASTTLSCVNLFVMPYNYPVVLPLLDDLFKVHKLKPNLKWRQAFEIYLKTMPPYFLLPLKKALRMMGAPNLISDNMDCGLSYSVISYLKKLSQQAKMESDRLIVSVGKKAPQETGIKVKNHSNTLSLAHRKDFKQLLQGITGEMSLRLADINFKEFAGFQIALLNKDLKPQAYRNAYDIPRRNLLDQLTRMRSNLLRTTQKLIRGQDEDYLHSIPMVQMGNYQEYLKMMPSPLREIDPDQPKRLHTFGNPFKQDKKGMMIDEADEFVTGPQSKKRGVTGDPNSGAALKRRRSMSPLLRRPQTPPIITNHVVGKGSNGNGVQGQPGIKPIPLHKGAEGNSMLGTENNGEGVVGPESGDGWPGVVVDGVGGGTNALILEEREDERPGMCAEDSGEDSGVEEDRLGEGGLDERHPSERQQQSCEGDPEGELEGDENGADQAEPEAVTIAPLDGSNAELRTRVIKEVRKPGRNYETIFRLLEEVKGSVTVQRYFIHHAIKEAARFKKRVLIQQLETALELIEEKELQLPAVRLNNDHGR; translated from the exons GCGGGCTGGAAGGAGAACCATGCCACGTTTATGAGTGAACTGAAGAACCTGCAGGCGTCTGGACTGACAACTCTGGGTCACGCTCTCCGCGCGGCCTTTGACCTACTCAACCTAAACCGCCTTGTCTCTGGCATCGACAACTATGGACAG GGCCGTAACCCGTTCTTTCTGGAGCCTTCGGTGATCATCACCATCACGGATGGGAACAAGCTGACTCACACCTCTGGGGTGCCGGATGAG ctTCACCTGCCCCTGACCTCTCCACTGCCAGGCAGTGAGCTGACCAAGGAGCCATTCCGGTGGGACCAGCGGCTCTTCGCCCTGGTGCTGCGTCTCCCTGGGGCAGCCACGCCCGACAGCGAGCAGCTGGGCAGCGTCCCCAACGACGAGTCTGCCATCACCCAGATGTGTGAGGTCACTGGAG GTCGGTCATACTGTGTACGGACTCAGAGGATGCTGAACCAGTGTCTGGACTCTCTGGTCCAGAAGGTTCTGAGTGGTGTCGTCATCAACTTTGAAAAGACAGGGCCAGATCCGCCTCTGGTAGGCGAAG ATGGTATGGTTGACCCGAGCCGGCCCGTGTTGTCCTTCAGCCCACAGCCCTGGCACAGCTGCCACAAGCTCATCTACGTGCGACCCAACCCCAAGACAGGGGTGCCTGTAGGCCACTGGCCCATCCCCGAGTCCTTCTGGCCGGACCAGAACTCCCCCGCTCTG CCTCCTCGCTCTGCCCACCCCATGGTGCGTTTCACCTGTGTGGACTGTGAGCCCATGGTGATTGACAAGCTGCCCTTTGACAAGTACGAACTGGAGCCCTCGCCACTCACCCAGTATATCCTGGAGAGGAAGTCCCCACACATGTGCTGGCAG GTCTTTGTGAACAGTAGTGGAAAGCACAGTGACCTAGCCCAGCCCTTTGGCTACCTGAAGGCCAGCACCACTCTCTCCTGTGTCAACCTCTTCGTCATGCCTTACAACTACCCAGTTGTTTTGCCACTCCTTG ATGACCTGTTTAAAGTGCACAAACTGAAGCCAAACCTAAAGTGGCGGCAGGCCTTTGAGATCTACCTGAAGACCATGCCTCCTTACTTTCTCTTG CCATTGAAGAAGGCACTGCGAATGATGGGAGCACCCAACCTCATCTCCGACAACATGGACTGTGGCCTCAGCTACAGTGTCATCTCCTACCTAAAGAAGCTTAGCCAGCAG gCAAAGATGGAGTCGGATCGCCTGATCGTGTCTGTAGGGAAGAAGGCTCCCCAAGAGACTGGGATAAAGGTGAAGAACCACTCCAACACCCTGTCCCTGGCCCACCGCAAAGACTTCAAGCAGCTGCTGCAGGGTATCACAGGAGAGATGTCCCTCCGCCTTGCAGACATCAACTTCAAGGAGTTTGCCGGCTTTCAGATTGCACTGCTCAACAAG GATCTAAAGCCTCAGGCGTATCGAAACGCCTATGACATCCCAAGGAGGAACCTTCTAGATCAGCTGACACGGATGCGCTCCAACCTTCTGAGGACTACTCAGAAACTTATCAGAGGACAAGATGAAG ACTACCTTCACAGTATACCCATGGTTCAGATGGGCAACTATCAGGAGTATCTAAAGATGATGCCGTCTCCTCTGAGAGAGATCGACCCTGACCAACCCAAACGCCTGCACACCTTCGGCAACCCATTCAAACAGGACAAGAAg GGGATGATGATTGATGAGGCAGATGAGTTTGTAACGGGTCCCCAAAGCAAGAAGAGAGGTGTTACTGGGGACCCCAACTCGGGGGCTGCTCTGAAGAGAAGGCGGAGCATGTCCCCTTTACTGCGTCGGCCCCAGACTCCACCAATCATCACCAACCATGTAGTGGGGAAGGGGTCCAATGGGAACGGGGTCCAGGGCCAGCCTGGCATCAAGCCCATCCCACTGCACAAAG GAGCAGAGGGGAACAGCATGCTGGGCACAGAGAATAACGGGGAGGGGGTTGTGGGGCCTGAATCAGGGGACGGCTGGCCTGGAGTGGTGGTGGACGGTGTGGGAGGGGGCACAAATGCACTcatcctggaggagagagaggatgagaggccTGGGATGTGTGCGGAGGACAGTGGGGAGGACAGTGGCGTGGAGGAGgacaggttaggggagggtggcTTGGATGAGCGGCACCCCTCAGAGAGACAGCAGCAAAGCTGTGAGGGGGACCCGGAGGGAGAGCTGGAGGGAGATGAAAATGGAGCAGACCAAGCTGAGCCTGAGGCGGTCACCATAGccccactagatggcagcaatgCTGAGCTGCGCACACGGGTCATCAAGGAGGTCCGCAAACCTGGCCGCA ACTATGAGACCATATTCAGGCTGCTGGAGGAGGTGAAGGGGTCTGTGACGGTCCAGAGGTACTTCATCCATCACGCGATCAAGGAGGCTGCCAG gTTTAAGAAGCGGGTGCTGATCCAGCAGTTGGAGACAGCTCTGGAGTTGATTGAGGAGAAGGAGCTGCAGCTCCCTGCTGTCCGCCTCAACAACGACCATGGTAGATAG
- the ints6l gene encoding integrator complex subunit 6 isoform X1, with protein sequence MPILLFLIDTSASMNQRTYLGTTYLDIAKGAVEIFMKLRARDPASRGDRYMLVTFDDPPYGVKAGWKENHATFMSELKNLQASGLTTLGHALRAAFDLLNLNRLVSGIDNYGQGRNPFFLEPSVIITITDGNKLTHTSGVPDELHLPLTSPLPGSELTKEPFRWDQRLFALVLRLPGAATPDSEQLGSVPNDESAITQMCEVTGGRSYCVRTQRMLNQCLDSLVQKVLSGVVINFEKTGPDPPLVGEDGMVDPSRPVLSFSPQPWHSCHKLIYVRPNPKTGVPVGHWPIPESFWPDQNSPALPPRSAHPMVRFTCVDCEPMVIDKLPFDKYELEPSPLTQYILERKSPHMCWQVFVNSSGKHSDLAQPFGYLKASTTLSCVNLFVMPYNYPVVLPLLDDLFKVHKLKPNLKWRQAFEIYLKTMPPYFLLPLKKALRMMGAPNLISDNMDCGLSYSVISYLKKLSQQAKMESDRLIVSVGKKAPQETGIKVKNHSNTLSLAHRKDFKQLLQGITGEMSLRLADINFKEFAGFQIALLNKDLKPQAYRNAYDIPRRNLLDQLTRMRSNLLRTTQKLIRGQDEDYLHSIPMVQMGNYQEYLKMMPSPLREIDPDQPKRLHTFGNPFKQDKKGMMIDEADEFVTGPQSKKRGVTGDPNSGAALKRRRSMSPLLRRPQTPPIITNHVVGKGSNGNGVQGQPGIKPIPLHKGRGAEGNSMLGTENNGEGVVGPESGDGWPGVVVDGVGGGTNALILEEREDERPGMCAEDSGEDSGVEEDRLGEGGLDERHPSERQQQSCEGDPEGELEGDENGADQAEPEAVTIAPLDGSNAELRTRVIKEVRKPGRNYETIFRLLEEVKGSVTVQRYFIHHAIKEAARFKKRVLIQQLETALELIEEKELQLPAVRLNNDHGR encoded by the exons GCGGGCTGGAAGGAGAACCATGCCACGTTTATGAGTGAACTGAAGAACCTGCAGGCGTCTGGACTGACAACTCTGGGTCACGCTCTCCGCGCGGCCTTTGACCTACTCAACCTAAACCGCCTTGTCTCTGGCATCGACAACTATGGACAG GGCCGTAACCCGTTCTTTCTGGAGCCTTCGGTGATCATCACCATCACGGATGGGAACAAGCTGACTCACACCTCTGGGGTGCCGGATGAG ctTCACCTGCCCCTGACCTCTCCACTGCCAGGCAGTGAGCTGACCAAGGAGCCATTCCGGTGGGACCAGCGGCTCTTCGCCCTGGTGCTGCGTCTCCCTGGGGCAGCCACGCCCGACAGCGAGCAGCTGGGCAGCGTCCCCAACGACGAGTCTGCCATCACCCAGATGTGTGAGGTCACTGGAG GTCGGTCATACTGTGTACGGACTCAGAGGATGCTGAACCAGTGTCTGGACTCTCTGGTCCAGAAGGTTCTGAGTGGTGTCGTCATCAACTTTGAAAAGACAGGGCCAGATCCGCCTCTGGTAGGCGAAG ATGGTATGGTTGACCCGAGCCGGCCCGTGTTGTCCTTCAGCCCACAGCCCTGGCACAGCTGCCACAAGCTCATCTACGTGCGACCCAACCCCAAGACAGGGGTGCCTGTAGGCCACTGGCCCATCCCCGAGTCCTTCTGGCCGGACCAGAACTCCCCCGCTCTG CCTCCTCGCTCTGCCCACCCCATGGTGCGTTTCACCTGTGTGGACTGTGAGCCCATGGTGATTGACAAGCTGCCCTTTGACAAGTACGAACTGGAGCCCTCGCCACTCACCCAGTATATCCTGGAGAGGAAGTCCCCACACATGTGCTGGCAG GTCTTTGTGAACAGTAGTGGAAAGCACAGTGACCTAGCCCAGCCCTTTGGCTACCTGAAGGCCAGCACCACTCTCTCCTGTGTCAACCTCTTCGTCATGCCTTACAACTACCCAGTTGTTTTGCCACTCCTTG ATGACCTGTTTAAAGTGCACAAACTGAAGCCAAACCTAAAGTGGCGGCAGGCCTTTGAGATCTACCTGAAGACCATGCCTCCTTACTTTCTCTTG CCATTGAAGAAGGCACTGCGAATGATGGGAGCACCCAACCTCATCTCCGACAACATGGACTGTGGCCTCAGCTACAGTGTCATCTCCTACCTAAAGAAGCTTAGCCAGCAG gCAAAGATGGAGTCGGATCGCCTGATCGTGTCTGTAGGGAAGAAGGCTCCCCAAGAGACTGGGATAAAGGTGAAGAACCACTCCAACACCCTGTCCCTGGCCCACCGCAAAGACTTCAAGCAGCTGCTGCAGGGTATCACAGGAGAGATGTCCCTCCGCCTTGCAGACATCAACTTCAAGGAGTTTGCCGGCTTTCAGATTGCACTGCTCAACAAG GATCTAAAGCCTCAGGCGTATCGAAACGCCTATGACATCCCAAGGAGGAACCTTCTAGATCAGCTGACACGGATGCGCTCCAACCTTCTGAGGACTACTCAGAAACTTATCAGAGGACAAGATGAAG ACTACCTTCACAGTATACCCATGGTTCAGATGGGCAACTATCAGGAGTATCTAAAGATGATGCCGTCTCCTCTGAGAGAGATCGACCCTGACCAACCCAAACGCCTGCACACCTTCGGCAACCCATTCAAACAGGACAAGAAg GGGATGATGATTGATGAGGCAGATGAGTTTGTAACGGGTCCCCAAAGCAAGAAGAGAGGTGTTACTGGGGACCCCAACTCGGGGGCTGCTCTGAAGAGAAGGCGGAGCATGTCCCCTTTACTGCGTCGGCCCCAGACTCCACCAATCATCACCAACCATGTAGTGGGGAAGGGGTCCAATGGGAACGGGGTCCAGGGCCAGCCTGGCATCAAGCCCATCCCACTGCACAAAGGTAGGG GAGCAGAGGGGAACAGCATGCTGGGCACAGAGAATAACGGGGAGGGGGTTGTGGGGCCTGAATCAGGGGACGGCTGGCCTGGAGTGGTGGTGGACGGTGTGGGAGGGGGCACAAATGCACTcatcctggaggagagagaggatgagaggccTGGGATGTGTGCGGAGGACAGTGGGGAGGACAGTGGCGTGGAGGAGgacaggttaggggagggtggcTTGGATGAGCGGCACCCCTCAGAGAGACAGCAGCAAAGCTGTGAGGGGGACCCGGAGGGAGAGCTGGAGGGAGATGAAAATGGAGCAGACCAAGCTGAGCCTGAGGCGGTCACCATAGccccactagatggcagcaatgCTGAGCTGCGCACACGGGTCATCAAGGAGGTCCGCAAACCTGGCCGCA ACTATGAGACCATATTCAGGCTGCTGGAGGAGGTGAAGGGGTCTGTGACGGTCCAGAGGTACTTCATCCATCACGCGATCAAGGAGGCTGCCAG gTTTAAGAAGCGGGTGCTGATCCAGCAGTTGGAGACAGCTCTGGAGTTGATTGAGGAGAAGGAGCTGCAGCTCCCTGCTGTCCGCCTCAACAACGACCATGGTAGATAG